A region of Ornithodoros turicata isolate Travis chromosome 5, ASM3712646v1, whole genome shotgun sequence DNA encodes the following proteins:
- the LOC135394892 gene encoding cytoplasmic FMR1-interacting protein-like, which yields MAAEVTLADALSNVDVLDELPLPDQQPCIEALPCSIVYHANFDTNFEDRNAFVTGVAKYIEEATVHAELNEMLEQGQEHAVMLYTWRCCSRAIPQPKSNEQPNRVEIYEKTVEVLAPEVNKLLNFMYFQRRAIDRFTTEVRRLCHAEKRKDFVSEAYLLTLGKFINMFAVLDELKNMKSSVKNDYATYRRAAQFLKVMADSQALQESQNLSMFLATQNKIRDTLKETMEKIPGYDELLADIVSICVQMYESKMYMLPSEKHMLIKVMGFGLFLMDGEICNINKLDQKKRINLGKIDKIFKALEMVPLFGDMQVAPFNYIKCTPHYEQSRWPMASSSSPSPQSDLLQHLPTIRDEYERYISELARHSNEVTTTVKETPRTDAENKELNDLALRGLQLLSDWTTHVTELYSWKLMHPTDPHQNKECPQEAEEYERATRYNYTDEEKFGLIEVIAMVKGLQVLMSRMETVFTDAVRRHVYYELQSFVQIILREPLRKAVKNKKDLVRSIIMSVRETCADWKRGTEPNDDPALKGKKDPDNGYDISAPRRNVGPSSTQLYMVRTMLESLIADKSGGKRTLRKDIDGPSLMEIDRFHKGSFYWNYLLNFSQTLQECCDLSQLWYREFYLEMTMGKRIQFPIEMSLPWILTDHILHTKNPSMMECVLYPLDLYNDSAFYALTKFKKQFLYDEVEAEVNLCFDQFAYKLSDQIFAYYKHLAGSVLLDKRFRAECASNGTVFSYPVANRYETLLRQRHVQLLGRSVDLNRLIAQRLSAALQRSLDLAVSRFEAQDITGIVELEGLLSVNRMTHKLLSKFVTLDDFDAMLREANHNVLAPYGRICLHVFWELNYDFLPNYCYNAATNRFVKVKNITFTQAVTRDKLPSAQPHYFYGTKALNVAYTQIYSLYSGFVGAPHFRAICRLLGYQGIAVVMEELLKIVKSLIQGTLLQYTKILLNVMPRQCRLPRYDYGSPGILGYYQAQLNDIIQYPDVKTELFQSFREVGNAILFCMLVEQSLSQEEVCDLQHAAPFQNILPRPYCKDGEKPETKLKRLENKYAPLQVVQNIERLGTQKQSGIAKEGDLLTKERLCCGLSIFEVILGRMKSYLEDPLWTGPPPANGVMNVEECSEFHRLWSALQFVYCMPVGENEFTVEQLFGEGLHWAGCAMIMLLGQQRRFEALDFCYHILRVQRVDGKDEVIKGIPLKRMVDRIRRFQVLNSQIFAVLSKYLKTSDAESLPVEHVRCFPPPIHQSIAGSQPPPGTIYMRADVLHK from the exons ATGGCAGCAGAGGTGACCTTGGCTGATGCCCTGTCCAATGTGGACGTTCTTGATGAGCTCCCATTGCCCGACCAGCAGCCCTGCATCGAAGCGCTTCCCTGCAGCATTGTATACCATGCAAACTTTGACACAAACTTTGAGGACCGCAACGCATTTGTCACTGGTGTTGCGAAGTACATCGAGGAAGCCACCGTACACGCTGAGCTG AATGAAATGCTAGAGCAAGGCCAAGAACATGCTGTAATGTTGTACACGTGGCGATGTTGTTCGAGGGCCATACCACAG CCAAAATCAAACGAGCAGCCAAATCGTGTTGAAATCTATGAGAAAACCGTGGAAGTGCTTGCTCCAGAGGTGAACAAGCTGCTCAACTTCATGTACTTCCAG AGACGAGCGATTGACCGCTTCACAACTGAGGTTAGGAGGCTGTGCCATGCGGAGAAACGCAAGGACTTTGTCTCCGAAGCCTACCTCCTAACCTTGGGCAAGTTCATCAACATGTTTGCTGTATTGGATGAACTCAAAAACATGAAGTCCAGCGTCAAGAACGATTATGCCACTTACAGAAG GGCAGCGCAGTTCCTGAAGGTGATGGCCGACTCGCAGGCACTGCAGGAGTCGCAGAACCTGTCCATGTTCCTGGCCACGCAGAACAAAATTCGGGACACCCTAAAGGAGACCATGGAGAAAATTCCCGGCTACGATGAACTGCTGGCTGATATCGTCAGCATCTGCGTGCAGATGTACGAAAGCAAGATGTACATGCTGCCTTCTGAGAAACACATGCTCATCAAA GTGATGGGATTTGGACTTTTTCTAATGGATGGAGAAATCTGCAACATCAATAAACTGGACCAGAAGAAACGAATTAATCTCGGAAAGATAGACAAGATTTTCAAG GCTCTGGAGATGGTGCCCCTGTTTGGTGACATGCAAGTGGCTCCTTTCAACTACATCAAGTGCACACCCCATTACGAGCAATCCCGGTGGCCCATGGCCAGTTCCAGCTCTCCCAGTCCGCAGTCTGACTTGCTTCAGCATCTGCCCACCATCAGAGATGAATATGAACGTTACATCAGCGAGCTGGCCAGGCATAGCAACGAA GTAACCACAACAGTGAAGGAAACGCCACGAACGGATGCTGAAAATAAAGAGCTCAACGACCTGGCACTGCGCGGTCTTCAGCTGCTGTCCGATTGGACGACCCATGTGACAGAACTGTACTCCTGGAAGCTGATGCATCCAACGGATCCCCACCAAAACAAAGAGTGCCCGCAG GAAGCGGAAGAATATGAGCGAGCGACTCGCTACAACTACACGGACGAGGAGAAGTTTGGGCTCATTGAGGTGATTGCCATGGTCAAAGGGCTGCAGGTGCTCATGAGCCGAATGGAGACCGTGTTCACGGATGCTGTACGTCGCCACGTCTATTACGAGCTGCAGAGCTTCGTGCAGATCATCCTCCGCGAACCCTTACGTAAAGCGGTCAAAAACAAGAAGGACCTTGTCCGCAG catTATCATGTCTGTGCGGGAGACTTGTGCCGACTGGAAACGCGGCACAGAGCCCAACGACGACCCGGCACTCAAAGGAAAAAAGGATCCAGACAATGGCTACGATATTTCAGCCCCCAGGAGGAATGTTGGGCCCTCTAGCACTCAG TTGTACATGGTACGGACGATGTTAGAATCCCTGATTGCCGACAAGAGTGGCGGTAAAAGGACACTCCGTAAGGACATAGACGGCCCTTCTCTCATGGAGATTGACCGATTCCACAAGGGATCTTTCTACTGGAACTACCTGCTCAATTTCAGCC AAACCCTGCAAGAGTGCTGCGACCTCTCCCAGCTGTGGTACCGAGAATTTTACTTGGAAATGACCATGGGCAAAAGGATACAG TTCCCCATCGAAATGTCCCTTCCGTGGATTCTCACGGATCATATTCTCCACACCAAGAACCCTTCAATGATGGA GTGTGTGCTGTACCCACTGGATCTGTACAATGATAGTGCATTCTATGCCCTTACCAAATTCAAGAAGCAATTCCTCTACGACGAAGTAGAAGCCGAAGTGAATCTCTGCTTTGACCAGTTTGCCTATAAGCTGAGCGATCAGATATTTGCCTACTACAAGCATCTAGCTGGAAG TGTCCTGCTGGACAAGCGCTTCCGAGCCGAGTGTGCGAGCAACGGCACGGTGTTTTCGTACCCCGTGGCAAACCGCTACGAGACGCTGCTGCGCCAGCGCCACGTTCAGCTGCTGGGGCGCTCGGTTGACCTGAATCGGCTCATTGCTCAGCGGCTCAGCGCAGCCCTGCAGCGAAGCCTTGACCTTGCTGTCTCACGATTTGAGGCTCAGGACATCACCGGCATTGTG GAATTGGAAGGTCTGCTGTCTGTGAACCGCATGACGCATAAGCTGCTGAGCAAGTTTGTGACTCTGGACGACTTCGACGCAAtgctgagagaggctaaccacaacGTGCTGGCCCCTTACGGCCGCATCTGTCTGCACGTCTTCTGGGAGCTCAACTACGACTTTCTTCCCAACTACTGCTACAATGCTGCAACTAACAG GTTTGTGAAGGTGAAGAACATCACGTTCACACAAGCGGTGACACGAGACAAGCTCCCAAGCGCTCAACCTCACTACTTCTACGGGACCAAG GCATTGAATGTGGCATACACACAGATTTACAGTCTGTATAGTGGATTTGTGGGAGCGCCCCACTTTCGAGCTATCTGTCGTCTGCTGGGCTACCAGGGCATTGCCGTTGTCATGGAAGAATTACTGAAGATCGTCAAGAGCCTC ATTCAAGGAACTTTGCTGCAGTACACAAAGATATTGTTAAATGTGATGCCAAGACAGTGCAGACTTCCACGTTACGACTACGGTTCCCCTG GCATTCTGGGATACTACCAAGCTCAGTTAAACGACATCATCCAGTATCCCGACGTGAAGACGGAGTTGTTCCAGAGCTTCCGTGAAGTGGGAAACGCCATCCTCTTCTGCATGCTTGTAGAGCAAAGCTTG TCACAAGAAGAAGTTTGTGATCTGCAGCACGCAGCCCCTTTCCAGAACATCCTTCCGAGGCCATACTGCAAAG ATGGAGAAAAGCCAGAGACGAAATTGAAGCGCCTCGAAAACAAATACGCTCCGCTTCAAGTGGTGCAGAATATCGAACGTCTTGGAACGCAGAAG CAATCCGGGATAGCAAAAGAAGGCGACCTGCTCACGAAAGAACGTCTCTGCTGCGGGCTCTCCATCTTTGAGGTGATTCTGGGACGCATGAAGTCCTACCTGGAGGACCCCCTGTGGACTGGCCCACCTCCAGCCAATGGGGTCATGAACGTGGAGGAGTGCTCAGAGTTCCATCGTCTCTGGAGCGCTCTCCAGTTTGTCTACTGCATGCCCGTTGGAGAAAACGAATTCACTGTTGA GCAGTTGTTTGGAGAAGGGCTACACTGGGCTGGCTGTGCAATGATCATGCTTCTTGGACAGCAGCGACGTTTCGAGGCCCTCGACTTCTGTTACCACATACTGCGAGTTCAGAGGGTCGATGGCAAGGACGAAGTGATCAAAGGCATT CCATTGAAGAGGATGGTGGATCGCATCCGGAGGTTCCAGGTCCTCAACTCCCAAATCTTTGCCGTGCTGAGCAAGTACCTCAAGACGAGCGACGCGGAGAGCCTGCCCGTGGAACACGTGCGCTGTTTCCCGCCCCCCATCCACCAGTCCATAGCCGGGTCCCAGCCCCCGCCCGGTACCATTTACATGCGTGCGGATGTTTTACACAAGTAG